One Polaribacter sp. KT25b DNA segment encodes these proteins:
- a CDS encoding carbohydrate kinase family protein: MKNIVCFGEVLWDVFPTHKKIGGAPLNVALRLKSLDNNVAIITKVGNDIPGTEIKDFIKERGVQIENVQIDEKLNTGEVAVLLDDKGSATYTINFPRAWDAIQLTKSAAKIVKESDAFIFGSLVARDHTSRNTLYELLKLAKYKIFDINLRAPHYSLDVLHYLMNEADFIKFNDEEIFEIAKSLDAKTSTLIETIQFIAAITNTKSICVTKGSKGAILYYQNTFYENAGYKVDVADTVGAGDSFLAALTDRLLKGVSPQESIDFACAMGAIVTSREGANPEITKQDIEKFITFE, encoded by the coding sequence ATGAAAAATATAGTTTGTTTTGGTGAAGTACTGTGGGATGTTTTTCCGACTCACAAAAAAATTGGAGGCGCACCTTTAAATGTAGCTTTAAGATTAAAATCTTTAGATAATAATGTTGCTATTATTACTAAAGTTGGAAATGATATACCAGGTACCGAAATAAAAGATTTTATTAAAGAACGTGGTGTACAAATAGAAAATGTTCAAATTGATGAGAAATTAAATACAGGAGAAGTAGCTGTTCTTTTAGATGATAAAGGTTCTGCAACTTATACTATTAATTTCCCAAGAGCTTGGGATGCTATTCAGCTTACTAAAAGTGCGGCTAAAATAGTTAAAGAATCAGATGCTTTTATTTTTGGAAGTTTAGTGGCAAGAGATCACACCTCTAGAAATACATTGTATGAACTTTTAAAATTAGCAAAGTATAAAATTTTTGATATAAATCTTAGAGCTCCACATTATTCGCTTGATGTACTTCATTATTTAATGAATGAAGCAGATTTTATAAAGTTTAATGATGAAGAGATTTTTGAAATAGCAAAATCTTTAGATGCAAAAACAAGTACTTTAATAGAAACGATACAGTTTATAGCTGCAATTACCAATACCAAATCAATATGCGTTACAAAAGGTAGTAAAGGAGCCATCTTATATTATCAAAATACATTTTATGAAAATGCGGGTTATAAAGTAGATGTTGCAGATACAGTAGGTGCAGGAGATTCTTTTTTGGCTGCATTAACAGATAGATTATTAAAAGGAGTTTCGCCACAAGAGTCGATAGATTTTGCTTGTGCTATGGGTGCAATAGTTACCAGTAGAGAAGGTGCAAACCCAGAAATAACAAAGCAAGATATAGAGAAATTTATAACTTTCGAATAA
- a CDS encoding mannitol dehydrogenase family protein, which produces MENTIKLNQQNLAVIAKKVSCPTYNRSNIKTGIIHVGIGGFHRAHEAFYTDQLLHDESVTEWGICGIALLDFDAKIYNTLKEQDGLYTLIIKELDGKLTKRVIGSIVDYLYAPENPLKVIEKMASVDTKIITLTITEGGYNYNEATKAFDFTNPLIHHDLENPEAPKTIFGYLTAALKLRKERGLAGFTLQSCDNIQGNGHMAKNMLLSYVEKAAPELVTWIAKNVSFPNAMVDRITPATSPSDITNLLETSGIEDAWPVVCEPFKQWVIEDDFIAGRPAWEKVGAQFVEDVVPFEKMKLSLLNAGHSVLGILGDLIGYATIDESVHNPEIKKFLKNYMNIEVTPTLAGLEGVNLNAYKDSLLERFGNIYIKDQIDRICSESSAKFPIFILPTVNKQLENNGSVDFAAFVIAAWAIYSLGSNEKGQPLLIKDAMKTILNEKALAAKENPAAFLEIASIFGNLKDNEAFVKAYTSAYNNIVTNGIEKCVIAMNNSVLK; this is translated from the coding sequence ATGGAAAATACAATTAAATTAAATCAGCAAAATTTAGCAGTAATCGCTAAAAAAGTTTCCTGTCCTACTTATAACAGAAGTAACATTAAAACAGGTATTATACATGTGGGAATTGGTGGATTCCATAGAGCACATGAAGCATTTTATACAGATCAATTACTACATGACGAATCGGTTACCGAATGGGGAATTTGTGGAATTGCATTATTAGATTTTGATGCTAAAATATATAACACCCTTAAAGAACAAGATGGTTTATATACTTTAATAATTAAAGAATTAGATGGTAAGTTAACAAAAAGAGTAATCGGTTCTATAGTCGATTATTTATATGCACCAGAAAATCCTTTAAAAGTAATTGAAAAAATGGCAAGTGTAGATACTAAAATCATTACTTTAACTATTACCGAAGGAGGTTATAATTATAACGAAGCTACCAAAGCTTTTGATTTTACAAACCCTTTAATTCACCATGATTTAGAAAATCCGGAAGCACCAAAAACAATTTTTGGATATTTAACGGCGGCTTTAAAACTAAGAAAAGAAAGAGGTTTAGCAGGTTTTACGTTACAATCTTGCGATAATATTCAAGGAAACGGCCATATGGCTAAAAACATGTTGTTAAGCTATGTAGAAAAAGCAGCACCAGAATTGGTAACTTGGATTGCGAAAAATGTATCTTTCCCGAATGCGATGGTTGATAGAATTACGCCAGCAACCTCTCCTTCGGATATTACAAACTTACTAGAAACATCAGGAATAGAAGATGCTTGGCCAGTAGTTTGCGAACCTTTTAAACAGTGGGTTATCGAAGATGATTTTATTGCCGGAAGACCTGCTTGGGAAAAAGTAGGCGCTCAATTTGTAGAAGACGTTGTTCCGTTTGAAAAAATGAAATTAAGCTTGTTAAATGCTGGGCATTCAGTTTTAGGTATTTTAGGTGATTTAATTGGGTATGCTACAATTGATGAATCTGTTCATAATCCAGAAATTAAAAAATTTCTAAAAAACTATATGAATATAGAAGTAACACCAACATTAGCAGGTTTAGAAGGTGTAAACTTAAACGCATATAAAGACTCTTTGTTAGAGCGATTTGGAAATATTTATATTAAAGATCAAATAGATAGAATTTGTTCTGAAAGTTCTGCAAAATTCCCAATATTTATTTTACCTACCGTAAACAAACAATTAGAAAATAATGGCTCTGTAGATTTTGCTGCATTTGTAATAGCTGCTTGGGCAATTTATAGTTTAGGTAGTAACGAAAAAGGGCAACCTTTATTGATTAAAGACGCTATGAAAACTATTTTAAATGAAAAAGCATTAGCAGCAAAAGAAAATCCAGCAGCATTTTTAGAAATCGCTTCTATTTTTGGCAACCTAAAAGATAATGAAGCATTTGTAAAAGCTTACACATCAGCGTACAATAATATAGTAACAAATGGCATAGAGAAATGCGTTATAGCTATGAATAATAGTGTTCTTAAATAA
- a CDS encoding NUDIX domain-containing protein produces the protein MNTKKIPNLSVDCVVFGYDTDTKSLNVLLLNRYLESKSSNAILVNDFVLTGYHVYENETLDESASRVLKELTGLTNLYKKQFKAFGDPNRLMDEKDSLWIENQEFNQRTVTIAYYFLLKTDAVAIENNKHKAQWFAINELPKLGFDHEQIILEAYEDLKIKCLQDPIIFELLPDKFTINEVQDVYQSILDIEIDNRNFRRKLINKKYIVPLDEKQVGVSKKPAQLYMFSKDIYDKMFQKNYLISI, from the coding sequence ATGAATACTAAAAAAATTCCAAATTTATCGGTTGATTGTGTTGTTTTTGGTTATGATACTGATACTAAATCTTTAAATGTATTGTTGTTAAATCGTTATTTAGAATCGAAATCTAGTAATGCAATACTTGTTAATGATTTTGTTTTAACTGGCTATCATGTATATGAAAATGAAACTTTAGACGAATCTGCTTCTAGAGTTTTAAAAGAATTAACAGGCTTAACAAATCTCTATAAAAAACAATTTAAGGCTTTTGGTGATCCTAATAGATTGATGGATGAAAAAGATTCACTTTGGATTGAGAATCAAGAATTTAATCAAAGAACAGTTACCATAGCTTATTACTTTTTACTAAAAACAGATGCTGTTGCTATAGAAAACAACAAACATAAAGCACAATGGTTTGCTATTAATGAGCTGCCTAAATTAGGTTTTGACCATGAACAAATTATTTTAGAAGCGTATGAAGACCTTAAAATTAAATGCTTACAAGATCCTATTATTTTTGAGTTGTTGCCAGATAAATTTACCATTAATGAGGTACAAGATGTGTATCAATCAATATTAGATATCGAAATTGATAATCGTAATTTTAGACGTAAATTAATCAATAAAAAATACATAGTTCCTTTGGATGAAAAACAAGTGGGAGTTTCTAAAAAACCAGCCCAATTATATATGTTTAGCAAAGATATTTATGATAAAATGTTTCAGAAAAATTACTTAATTAGTATCTAA
- a CDS encoding outer membrane beta-barrel protein: MKRLIVLVTAICISSFTYGQFQVSVSTGYSVGSAGMKLGETMSTTETENTYGSYGEGLNFQLRGTYFFNNKFGLDLGLGYLNGSDQTVSEVSVPGTEVDAIARARAFGASASVVYKFNKNVYGRFGALVKVGGKTEAVVYNQATLPDATATALGLPSGSYTETNYVEDYHGHLPLGFVAALGYTYELNENFSLFVEGEYYGISLKRKDSKIQEFNTDVFLPDGTVAMSGLYTLDNLPAGTYQETTYVDTLSNTETDASKKLSQKVPYSSFGINFGLIYKFKNSSSK; this comes from the coding sequence ATGAAACGATTAATCGTATTAGTTACAGCAATTTGTATTAGCTCATTTACGTATGGACAATTCCAGGTTTCTGTTAGTACTGGATATTCTGTAGGAAGTGCAGGAATGAAATTAGGAGAAACAATGTCTACCACAGAAACAGAAAACACGTATGGTAGTTATGGTGAAGGTTTAAACTTTCAATTAAGAGGAACGTATTTTTTTAACAATAAGTTTGGTTTAGATTTAGGATTAGGGTATCTTAATGGATCAGATCAAACGGTATCAGAAGTAAGTGTTCCTGGTACTGAGGTAGATGCAATTGCTAGAGCACGTGCATTTGGTGCTTCTGCTTCTGTAGTGTATAAATTTAATAAAAATGTATATGGTCGTTTTGGTGCTTTGGTAAAAGTAGGCGGAAAAACAGAAGCTGTTGTTTATAATCAAGCAACGTTACCAGATGCTACTGCAACTGCATTAGGTTTACCTTCTGGCTCATACACAGAAACTAATTATGTAGAAGATTATCATGGTCATCTTCCTTTAGGTTTTGTTGCTGCATTGGGTTATACTTATGAGCTTAATGAAAACTTTAGCCTTTTTGTTGAAGGAGAATATTACGGAATTAGTTTAAAGCGTAAAGATTCTAAAATTCAAGAGTTTAATACAGATGTATTTTTACCAGACGGAACTGTTGCAATGAGTGGTCTTTACACTTTAGATAATTTACCTGCTGGTACTTATCAAGAAACTACGTATGTAGATACTTTATCAAATACCGAAACAGATGCTTCAAAAAAATTATCACAAAAAGTACCTTATTCTTCTTTCGGAATTAATTTTGGACTTATTTATAAGTTTAAAAATTCAAGCTCTAAATAG
- a CDS encoding cytosine permease: METSNQFKQFESLEEDQLPIAKNKLHNWGHFAGLYAAEHVAATEFVIGATFVALGATTKDIILGLLIGNVLAVLSWTFITSPIAVDTRLSLYTYLNKIAGDSMTKLYNWANVIIFTVISAAMITVSSTAVRFAFNIPAQLDWYPTNLWFVMIVLCVGAVVVSIAIYGFTAVSKFSAICAPWLFVMFISGAFILLPALSLDVLGETLPSSWGEFINLGDQSIWTGVNSDGEPGIGLLEVIGFAWAANSITHFGLIDMALFRFAKKKSYGLTTSTGMMFGHFIAWISAGIMGAGAAVIIGKSIVELDPGDVAYYALGWSGFVIVIVAGWTTAVANLYRAGLAAQAIFTKTSRKKTTIIVGLITMVVACFPFVFSQMLPLLTYAGLLVVPVGSIVFAEHQIFPKIGYTRYFARYRKLTFSTPAIASWALGLAFGFGLNILNIMSFYYLFIPTWIFTILVYTFLAGKYGAKDKYPEEEKAESERNNNIKKFQEEKAEKEVVLIKDTSVFTKVLKVISLIVLVITLVLACIVLFGSETEIIYKENREIFYTYAFVCTVIYFATSIWALKRGNSLNK; this comes from the coding sequence ATGGAAACATCCAATCAATTTAAGCAATTTGAGAGTTTAGAAGAAGATCAATTACCAATTGCTAAAAACAAGTTACATAATTGGGGGCATTTTGCAGGTTTATATGCTGCAGAACATGTTGCCGCCACAGAATTTGTAATTGGTGCAACTTTTGTTGCCTTAGGTGCCACCACTAAAGATATTATTTTAGGTTTATTGATTGGTAATGTTTTAGCTGTTTTAAGTTGGACTTTTATTACGTCTCCTATTGCTGTAGATACTCGATTAAGTTTATATACCTATCTTAATAAAATTGCAGGAGACTCTATGACAAAGCTCTATAATTGGGCAAACGTTATTATTTTTACCGTAATTTCTGCGGCAATGATTACTGTATCGTCAACAGCAGTACGTTTTGCATTTAATATTCCGGCGCAACTAGATTGGTATCCCACAAATTTATGGTTTGTAATGATTGTTTTGTGCGTAGGTGCTGTGGTGGTTTCAATTGCAATTTATGGTTTTACTGCGGTTTCTAAGTTCTCTGCAATTTGTGCGCCTTGGTTATTTGTAATGTTTATTAGTGGTGCATTTATACTCTTACCAGCACTTTCTTTGGATGTTTTAGGCGAAACTTTACCAAGTAGTTGGGGAGAATTTATTAATTTAGGAGATCAATCAATTTGGACAGGAGTTAACAGTGATGGAGAACCAGGTATTGGCTTGTTAGAAGTAATTGGTTTTGCTTGGGCTGCAAATTCAATTACACATTTTGGTCTTATAGATATGGCTTTATTCCGTTTTGCCAAAAAGAAATCTTACGGATTAACAACTAGTACAGGTATGATGTTTGGTCATTTTATAGCGTGGATTTCTGCAGGAATAATGGGAGCAGGAGCAGCAGTTATTATAGGAAAATCTATTGTAGAGTTAGATCCGGGAGATGTTGCATATTATGCGCTAGGTTGGTCTGGTTTTGTAATTGTTATTGTTGCAGGATGGACAACCGCTGTTGCAAATCTTTATAGAGCAGGTTTGGCAGCACAAGCAATTTTTACTAAAACATCAAGAAAAAAGACCACAATCATTGTTGGTTTAATAACCATGGTAGTTGCATGTTTCCCTTTTGTGTTTTCTCAAATGTTACCGTTATTAACTTATGCAGGTTTGTTAGTAGTACCTGTAGGAAGTATTGTTTTTGCAGAACATCAAATTTTTCCTAAAATTGGCTACACACGTTATTTTGCACGTTATCGTAAGTTAACATTTAGTACACCCGCAATTGCTTCTTGGGCGTTAGGATTGGCATTTGGTTTTGGGTTAAACATTTTAAATATAATGTCTTTTTATTACTTATTTATTCCTACTTGGATTTTTACAATACTAGTATATACCTTTTTAGCAGGTAAATATGGCGCAAAAGATAAATATCCAGAAGAAGAAAAGGCAGAAAGTGAAAGAAATAACAACATTAAAAAATTTCAAGAAGAAAAAGCAGAAAAAGAAGTAGTTCTTATTAAAGATACATCAGTATTTACAAAGGTGTTGAAAGTGATTTCATTAATTGTATTAGTAATAACACTTGTTTTAGCGTGTATCGTTTTATTTGGTAGTGAAACCGAAATCATATATAAAGAAAATAGAGAAATATTTTATACGTATGCATTTGTTTGTACTGTAATTTATTTTGCAACATCAATCTGGGCACTTAAAAGAGGTAATTCTTTAAATAAATAA
- a CDS encoding thioredoxin family protein has protein sequence MKKPNLIFATIILISSLFITNTVNAQDHERKGPPPNGDRKGPPGGGHSPEQTKTLAEIGGYQIGEVATDFKLKNVDKKMFSLSDIKKAKGYIVVFTCNECPFAKMYEDRLIELHNKYAPKGYAVVAINPNVSEDNKKENFESMQKRAKEKKFPFVYLADEKHEVFPKYGAVRTPHVFLLDSERKVQYIGTIDDNARSAEAVKVKYLENAIDALIKGKKPAVNFTKAIGCPVKAI, from the coding sequence ATGAAAAAACCCAATCTAATTTTTGCCACTATTATCTTAATAAGCAGTTTATTTATTACAAATACTGTAAATGCACAAGATCACGAACGTAAAGGACCACCACCAAACGGAGATAGAAAAGGACCTCCAGGAGGCGGACATAGCCCAGAACAAACTAAGACATTAGCAGAAATTGGCGGATATCAAATAGGAGAAGTGGCTACAGATTTTAAATTAAAAAATGTAGATAAAAAGATGTTTTCTTTATCAGATATAAAAAAAGCCAAAGGATATATTGTTGTTTTTACTTGTAATGAATGTCCGTTTGCTAAAATGTATGAAGACAGATTAATTGAACTTCATAATAAATATGCTCCTAAAGGATATGCTGTAGTTGCTATTAATCCTAATGTAAGCGAAGACAATAAAAAAGAAAACTTTGAATCTATGCAAAAAAGAGCAAAAGAAAAAAAGTTTCCTTTTGTGTATTTAGCAGATGAAAAGCATGAAGTGTTTCCTAAATACGGTGCTGTTAGAACACCACATGTATTTTTACTAGATAGCGAAAGAAAAGTACAATATATTGGTACTATAGATGATAATGCAAGATCTGCAGAAGCTGTTAAAGTAAAATATTTAGAAAATGCTATTGATGCTTTAATAAAAGGTAAAAAACCAGCAGTAAATTTTACAAAGGCTATTGGTTGTCCTGTAAAAGCTATCTAG
- a CDS encoding DUF6515 family protein: MKLFLKTYGIAALLLVSFTAQTTAQSRRSTNNKVVVKKTVSRRIPSTRVTYKKKQRKVVAVRNLPNRTVVRNNGQNYYYANNRFYTQSRGRYIVIAPKIGFRIKVLPTNYRKIRFNNRNYYTANGVFYIQINNEYEVVDPEIGTIVYELPEDYEKVVIDNQTYYEYANIIYEKIQVDGTRAYEVIGIVEMK, translated from the coding sequence ATGAAATTATTTTTAAAAACATACGGAATAGCAGCATTACTTTTAGTTTCATTTACAGCTCAGACAACCGCACAATCAAGACGCTCAACTAACAATAAAGTAGTGGTAAAAAAAACAGTGAGTAGAAGAATACCAAGTACAAGAGTAACCTACAAAAAAAAGCAACGAAAAGTAGTAGCGGTAAGAAATTTGCCAAACAGAACTGTAGTTCGTAATAATGGTCAAAATTACTATTATGCTAATAATAGATTTTACACACAATCTAGAGGTAGATATATTGTAATTGCACCTAAAATAGGATTTAGAATAAAAGTATTACCTACAAATTATCGAAAAATACGTTTTAATAATCGTAATTATTATACAGCAAATGGTGTTTTTTACATACAAATAAATAACGAATATGAAGTAGTAGATCCAGAAATTGGTACTATTGTATATGAACTACCAGAAGATTATGAAAAAGTAGTAATAGACAATCAAACGTATTATGAATATGCAAACATAATCTACGAAAAAATACAAGTTGATGGCACTAGAGCTTATGAGGTAATTGGGATTGTAGAAATGAAATAG
- the hxpB gene encoding hexitol phosphatase HxpB, translating into MASNTFIFDMDGVIIDSEPFWRQAQIDILSNYNITITIDDCIKYTMGKRIDDVALTWCQLYSLKISPKLLAQEIISAVANLISQKGNAKIGLYELLDFLKENNFNIALATSSSLAIIEAVFKRLSIAHYFDVVCSADEEVYGKPHPAVYLRVVKKLGVKTRDCFILEDSVTGLIAAKAAAIKTFVIPEDTTDPRFSLADHIFNSMFDVIDYLK; encoded by the coding sequence ATGGCTTCAAACACTTTTATTTTTGATATGGACGGAGTTATTATTGACTCAGAACCTTTTTGGAGACAAGCACAAATTGATATTTTATCTAACTATAATATTACAATTACCATAGATGATTGTATAAAATATACAATGGGTAAACGAATTGATGATGTAGCGTTAACTTGGTGTCAATTATATTCATTAAAAATATCTCCTAAATTATTAGCACAAGAAATTATTTCTGCTGTTGCAAATTTAATTAGCCAAAAAGGAAATGCTAAAATTGGTTTATATGAACTTTTAGACTTTTTAAAAGAAAACAATTTTAACATTGCACTAGCCACCTCCTCTAGCTTAGCAATTATAGAGGCTGTTTTTAAAAGATTATCAATAGCACATTATTTTGATGTAGTTTGCAGTGCAGACGAAGAAGTTTATGGTAAACCTCATCCTGCTGTATATTTGCGGGTGGTTAAAAAATTAGGTGTAAAAACTAGAGATTGTTTTATTTTAGAAGATAGTGTTACTGGTTTAATAGCTGCTAAAGCTGCTGCTATAAAAACGTTTGTAATTCCAGAAGATACAACAGACCCTCGATTTAGTTTGGCAGACCATATTTTTAATTCAATGTTTGATGTAATTGATTATCTAAAATAA